In Brachypodium distachyon strain Bd21 chromosome 2, Brachypodium_distachyon_v3.0, whole genome shotgun sequence, one genomic interval encodes:
- the LOC100842534 gene encoding protodermal factor 1, which produces MGAQKKGARAHLLASFLLAALATQAFLVSARTAPSTDNASQDDVKKPDCVPSLDPHSFPGHGGTTIPIPSHGSPSGSGSTTPSYGTPPPSHSGSGSIPDPSHGGTTPSPSSPSHGHGGHGHGSSSSPSTGGGGGYGSSPSAPSTGGGAYGGSPPSSHDGGAYGGSSPTTPSTGGGAYGGSPPASGSTTTPSTPSSHGTVVDPNSPGTCEYWRSHPMQIWSALGGSWPSSVGHFFGGGSGLGSGVSIQDALGNTGNDSSSALLREATAALLNSMTRAGFPYTTSQVRDAFAAAAAPGASDGAKTKQAEAFKKANEGSKA; this is translated from the exons ATGGGAGCTCAAAAGAAGGGTGCGAGGGCTCATCTCCTGGCGAGCTTCCTGCTCGCCGCGTTGGCCACTCAGGCATTCCTTGTCTCGGCCAGGACTGCCCCCTCGACGGACAATGCAAGCCAAG ATGATGTGAAGAAGCCGGACTGCGTGCCGTCGCTGGACCCGCACTCGTTCCCGGGCCACGGGGGCACCACCATACCGATCCCGTCGCACGGCTCCCCCTCCGGCTCCGGGAGCACGACGCCGTCCTACGGGACTCCGCCGCCGTCACACAGCGGCTCAGGCTCGATCCCCGACCCGTCGCACGGGGGCACGACGCCTAGTCCTTCTTCCCCGTCCCACGGCCACGGCGGGCACGGCCACGGCAGCTCGTCCTCCCCGTCcaccggaggcggcggcggctacgggAGCTCCCCTTCCGCGCCttccaccggcggcggcgcctacGGCGGGAGCCCGCCTTCGTCCCACGACGGAGGCGCCTACGGCGGGAGCTCCCCGACCACGCCGTCCACCGGCGGAGGCGCATACGGCGGGTCTCCCCCAGCGTCCGGATCCACGACTACACCGTCGACGCCCAGCAGCCATGGGACCGTGGTCGACCCCAACAGCCCCGGGACTTGCGA GTACTGGAGGTCGCACCCGATGCAGATTTGGTCGGCGCTGGGCGGGAGCTGGCCGAGCTCGGTGGGCCACttcttcggcggcggcagcgggctCGGGTCGGGCGTGAGCATCCAGGACGCGCTGGGCAACACGGGCAACGACAGCTCCAGCGCGCTGCTGCGCGAGGCCACGGCCGCGCTGCTCAACTCCATGACCCGGGCGGGGTTCCCTTACACGACCTCGCAGGTCAGGGACGccttcgcggcggccgcggcgccgggcgcGTCCGACGGCGCCAAGACCAAGCAGGCGGAGGCGTTCAAGAAGGCCAACGAAGGGAGCAAGGCGTGA
- the LOC100843143 gene encoding tRNA (adenine(58)-N(1))-methyltransferase non-catalytic subunit trm6, protein MSPPLPAIAKEAWKGCSVILDINDGDRVIFSRLTPRATVDIGGRKCSLQPLVGRPFGSTFRVEPCDSEGGDYSGVLVSYATDAPSRDDDPTQDGKEHERRDNRSLVDNNTAQTLSSDDIEAMKRNGLSGDAIVEALIANSSTFGKKTMQSQEKYILKKQKKYAPKLLLRRPSARSICETYLKQNADRTGFMRVDSLSLLLSMANVGAYSDVLVVDMVGGLVVGAVAERLGGTGYVCRTYLGTVPSSIDIVGIFNFSSDVTSRIVQSPLSDLYSLRNSGNAPCVLNDSIQGEADEPSAASDCKRDDCASVASTSAKAGMAPSSERMKYWREHGFSSLIVAAPEYELGSYVSDLLPLLSYSAPFAIYHRCLEPLATCMHSLVVSEMAVGLQISEPWLREYQVLPSRTHPHMKMNSFGGYILSGIWVRKPEAYSGE, encoded by the exons ATGTCGCCGCCtctgccggcgatcgccaagGAGGCGTGGAAGGGCTGCAGCGTCATCCTGGACATCAACGACGGCGACCGAGTCATCTTCAGCCGCCTCACCCCTCGCGC GACGGTGGACATAGGGGGCAGGAAATGCTCGCTGCAGCCTCTCGTGGGTCGCCCCTTCGGCTCCACCTTCCGCGTCGAACCTTGCGATTCCGAAGGCGGCGACTACTCCGGCGTCCTCGTCTCCTACGCCACTGACGCGCCATCTCGCG ATGATGATCCAACGCAAGATGGCAAAGAGCACGAACGGAGGGACAATAGGTCCCTCGTTGACAACAATACAGCTCAAACTTTGTCTAGCGACGACATAGAGGCAATGAAGAG GAATGGCCTAAGTGGTGACGCGATTGTGGAAGCTTTGATAGCAAACAGCTCTACATTTGGAAAGAAGACTATGCAGTCACAA GAGAAGTATATACTAAAGAAACAGAAGAAATATGCACCTAAATTGCTTTTGCGACGGCCGTCTGCCCGAAG CATTTGTGAGACATATTTGAAGCAAAATGCAGATCGGACAGG GTTTATGCGAGTAGACTCACTGTCGCTCTTGTTGTCTATGGCAAATGTTGGAGCATATTCAGATGTGCTTGTGGTCGATATGGTTGGAGGTTTGGTTGTTGGCGCAGTAGCTGAACGCTTAGGAG GTACAGGGTATGTTTGCAGAACATATCTTGGGACAGTGCCCAGCTCCATAGATATTGTGGGAATCTTTAATTTTAGCAGTGACGTGACTAGCAG GATTGTCCAATCACCACTCAGCGACCTCTACTCCTTGCGAAATTCTGGCAATGCACCTTGTGTTCTCAATGATAGCATTCAAGGTGAGGCGGACGAACCTAGTGCGGCATCAGATTGCAAGCGTGATGATTGCGCCTCAGTAGCTTCCACATCAGCTAAAGCGGGAATGGCGCCATCATCAGAGAGGATGAAGTATTGGAGGGAACATGGTTTTAGCAG TTTGATCGTTGCTGCACCGGAGTATGAGCTTGGAAGTTATGTGTCTGATCTGCTTCCGCTGTTGTCTTATTCGGCTCCATTTGCTATCTATCACCGATGTCTGGAG CCTCTTGcgacatgcatgcacagcTTGGTAGTATCAGAAATGGCCGTCGGATTACAGATTTCTGAACCCTGGCTTCGTGAATACCAG GTCCTCCCATCGCGAACTCATCCTCACATGAAAATGAATTCGTTTGGTGGCTACATCTTGAGCGGGATCTGGGTACGCAAGCCTGAAGCATACAGCGGGGAATAG
- the LOC112270582 gene encoding E3 ubiquitin-protein ligase RFWD3-like: protein NLLPSSLPAPGDGEEHSADGRRHAARRSTVSPRRDGCRRVEVPRRTCRRDLDDEEIPDDDDDDDHFSDDEDEDSPEEEDDDYKDEVPKRRRSWKQTRPPPGTCCVCMEPWTPDGAHRMCCIPCGHLYGRSCLENWLHGGGSKTAKCGQMYVKKQIINLY, encoded by the exons AATCTTCTGCCGTCGTCCTTGCCGGCGCCCGGTGACGGTGAGGAGCACTCCGCCGATGGACGTCGACATGCCGCACGGAGAAGCACCGTGTCTCCACGCCGAGATGGCTGCAGGCGCgtggaggtgcccaggcggacCTGTCGTCGTGACTTGGATGACGAGGAGATCCcggatgatgatgacgacgacgaccattTCTCGGatgacgaagacgaagactcCCCTGAGGAAGAGGACGATGACTACAAGGATGAGGTGccgaagcggcggcggagttgGAAGCAGACGCGACCGCCGCCGGGGACTTGCTGCGTATGCATGGAGCCCTGGACACCCGACGGAGCGCATCGCATGTG CTGCATTCCCTGTGGACATTTGTACGGCAGATCCTGCCTTGAAAATTGGCTGCATGGCGGCGGGAGCAAGACAGCCAAG TGCGGTCAGATGTACGTGAAGAAGCAAATTATCAACCTGTATTGA